A region of Vitis vinifera cultivar Pinot Noir 40024 chromosome 13, ASM3070453v1 DNA encodes the following proteins:
- the LOC100248519 gene encoding uncharacterized protein LOC100248519 isoform X2, translating into MPMAIVTFLVLLLSVFEHSAFGEPFDVRQHLSTASRYDAVKDIAGHAFLPSNVPDGCSPIHLNLVARHGTRSPTKKRMRELDNLATHLESLLKDVKEQNLSLKKVPSWLWGWTSPWKGKLKGGELTDAGEDELYHLGIRIRERFPDLFSEEYHPDVFTIKATQVPRASASAVAFGMGLFSGRGNLGPGHQRAFAVISESRASDILLRFFDCCKNYKDFRKSQEPAVDKLKEPIIDEINAALKKRYKLNFTRQDTSSLWFLCKQEASLLDITDQACGLFSPSEVALLEWTDDLELFILKGYGKSLNYKMGVPLLKDVFDSMEQAIEAKEGNYAPGSYEKARLRFAHAETVVPFSCLLGLFLEQSEFKQMQREKPLQYPPKSPQKRNFRGSMVAPFAGNNMLVLYSCPPNSSSKYFVQVLHNEHPIPMPGCDNSDLCPFEVFKERIVTPHMNHEYEALCSVKSEKGEPKPAPTHLHSPIDRKLGRAG; encoded by the exons ATGCCTATGGCGATCGTTACTTTTCTGGTACTGTTGCTGTCTGTCTTTGAGCATTCGGCCTTTGGCGAACCGTTCGACGTCCGGCAACATCTATCGACTGCTTCAAG ATATGATGCAGTGAAAGATATTGCTGGCCATGCCTTTCTGCCGTCCAATGTTCCAGATGGGTGTAGTCCCATCCACTTAAATCTTGTG GCAAGGCATGGGACTCGTTCTCCTACTAAGAAACGGATGAGAGAGCTAGACAATTTGGCCACACATTTAGAATCACTTCTAAAAGATGTAAAAGAGCAGAATTTGTCTTTGAAGAAAGTTCCTTCATGGTTATGGGGATGGACATCTCCTTGGAAGGGAAAGCTAAAGGGTGGGGAACTTACTGATGCTGGAGAAGATGAACTGTATCATCTAGGAATCAGAATTCGAGAAAGATTTCCAGATTTGTTTAGTGAGGAATACCACCCAGATGTATTTACGATAAAAGCAACCCAG GTCCCTCGGGCATCAGCTAGTGCTGTGGCATTTGGAATGGGACTGTTCAGTGGGAGAGGAAATCTTGGACCAGGGCATCAGCGAGCTTTTGCTGTTATTAGTGAGAGCCGTGCAAGTGATATATTGCTCAGGTTTTTTGATTGTTGTAAAAACTACAAG GATTTTAGGAAAAGTCAGGAGCCTGCTGTTGATAAGCTTAAAGAACCTATCATTGATGAGATTAATGCTGCATTAAAGAAGCGTTACAAGCTGAATTTTACCAGACAGGATACTTCTTCTCTGTGGTTTTTATGCAAACAG GAAGCATCCCTACTGGACATAACTGATCAAGCTTGTGGTCTTTTCAGCCCTTCAGAG GTTGCTTTGTTGGAGTGGACAGATGATTTAGAGCTATTTATATTGAAGGGTTATGGTAAATCTCTAAACTACAAAATGGGAGTGCCATTGCTTAAAGATGTTTTTGATTCCATGGAGCAAGCTATTGAAGCTAAGGAAG GAAACTATGCTCCCGGCAGTTACGAAAAGGCAAGACTTCGGTTTGCCCATGCAGAGACTGTAGTTCCATTCTCATGCCTGCTTGGGCTCTTTCTGGAACAGTCTG AATTTAAACAAATGCAAAGAGAAAAACCGTTGCAATACCCTCCTAAGTCCCCCCAGAAAAGAAATTTCAGGGGCAGCATGGTGGCACCTTTTGCAGGGAATAACATGTTGGTTCTATACAGTTGTCCTCCCAACTCTTCAAGCAAATATTTTGTGCAAGTACTGCACAACGAACACCCCATTCCAATGCCG GGTTGTGACAACTCTGATCTGTGTCCGTTCGAAGTTTTCAAG GAAAGAATAGTCACTCCTCACATGAACCACGAGTACGAAGCCCTCTGCAGTGTAAAGTCAGAAAAAGGGGAGCCGAAGCCAGCACCAA CCCACCTACACAGCCCAATAGATCGAAAATTGGGCCGGGCGGGATAA
- the LOC100248519 gene encoding uncharacterized protein LOC100248519 isoform X3 encodes MPMAIVTFLVLLLSVFEHSAFGEPFDVRQHLSTASRYDAVKDIAGHAFLPSNVPDGCSPIHLNLVARHGTRSPTKKRMRELDNLATHLESLLKDVKEQNLSLKKVPSWLWGWTSPWKGKLKGGELTDAGEDELYHLGIRIRERFPDLFSEEYHPDVFTIKATQVPRASASAVAFGMGLFSGRGNLGPGHQRAFAVISESRASDILLRFFDCCKNYKDFRKSQEPAVDKLKEPIIDEINAALKKRYKLNFTRQDTSSLWFLCKQEASLLDITDQACGLFSPSEVALLEWTDDLELFILKGYGKSLNYKMGVPLLKDVFDSMEQAIEAKEGNYAPGSYEKARLRFAHAETVVPFSCLLGLFLEQSEFKQMQREKPLQYPPKSPQKRNFRGSMVAPFAGNNMLVLYSCPPNSSSKYFVQVLHNEHPIPMPGCDNSDLCPFEVFKERIVTPHMNHEYEALCSVKSEKGEPKPAPTSPSFQPSSILN; translated from the exons ATGCCTATGGCGATCGTTACTTTTCTGGTACTGTTGCTGTCTGTCTTTGAGCATTCGGCCTTTGGCGAACCGTTCGACGTCCGGCAACATCTATCGACTGCTTCAAG ATATGATGCAGTGAAAGATATTGCTGGCCATGCCTTTCTGCCGTCCAATGTTCCAGATGGGTGTAGTCCCATCCACTTAAATCTTGTG GCAAGGCATGGGACTCGTTCTCCTACTAAGAAACGGATGAGAGAGCTAGACAATTTGGCCACACATTTAGAATCACTTCTAAAAGATGTAAAAGAGCAGAATTTGTCTTTGAAGAAAGTTCCTTCATGGTTATGGGGATGGACATCTCCTTGGAAGGGAAAGCTAAAGGGTGGGGAACTTACTGATGCTGGAGAAGATGAACTGTATCATCTAGGAATCAGAATTCGAGAAAGATTTCCAGATTTGTTTAGTGAGGAATACCACCCAGATGTATTTACGATAAAAGCAACCCAG GTCCCTCGGGCATCAGCTAGTGCTGTGGCATTTGGAATGGGACTGTTCAGTGGGAGAGGAAATCTTGGACCAGGGCATCAGCGAGCTTTTGCTGTTATTAGTGAGAGCCGTGCAAGTGATATATTGCTCAGGTTTTTTGATTGTTGTAAAAACTACAAG GATTTTAGGAAAAGTCAGGAGCCTGCTGTTGATAAGCTTAAAGAACCTATCATTGATGAGATTAATGCTGCATTAAAGAAGCGTTACAAGCTGAATTTTACCAGACAGGATACTTCTTCTCTGTGGTTTTTATGCAAACAG GAAGCATCCCTACTGGACATAACTGATCAAGCTTGTGGTCTTTTCAGCCCTTCAGAG GTTGCTTTGTTGGAGTGGACAGATGATTTAGAGCTATTTATATTGAAGGGTTATGGTAAATCTCTAAACTACAAAATGGGAGTGCCATTGCTTAAAGATGTTTTTGATTCCATGGAGCAAGCTATTGAAGCTAAGGAAG GAAACTATGCTCCCGGCAGTTACGAAAAGGCAAGACTTCGGTTTGCCCATGCAGAGACTGTAGTTCCATTCTCATGCCTGCTTGGGCTCTTTCTGGAACAGTCTG AATTTAAACAAATGCAAAGAGAAAAACCGTTGCAATACCCTCCTAAGTCCCCCCAGAAAAGAAATTTCAGGGGCAGCATGGTGGCACCTTTTGCAGGGAATAACATGTTGGTTCTATACAGTTGTCCTCCCAACTCTTCAAGCAAATATTTTGTGCAAGTACTGCACAACGAACACCCCATTCCAATGCCG GGTTGTGACAACTCTGATCTGTGTCCGTTCGAAGTTTTCAAG GAAAGAATAGTCACTCCTCACATGAACCACGAGTACGAAGCCCTCTGCAGTGTAAAGTCAGAAAAAGGGGAGCCGAAGCCAGCACCAA CCAGCCCTTCCTTTCAGCCAAGTTCCATATTGAACTGA
- the LOC100248519 gene encoding uncharacterized protein LOC100248519 isoform X1: MPMAIVTFLVLLLSVFEHSAFGEPFDVRQHLSTASRYDAVKDIAGHAFLPSNVPDGCSPIHLNLVARHGTRSPTKKRMRELDNLATHLESLLKDVKEQNLSLKKVPSWLWGWTSPWKGKLKGGELTDAGEDELYHLGIRIRERFPDLFSEEYHPDVFTIKATQVPRASASAVAFGMGLFSGRGNLGPGHQRAFAVISESRASDILLRFFDCCKNYKDFRKSQEPAVDKLKEPIIDEINAALKKRYKLNFTRQDTSSLWFLCKQEASLLDITDQACGLFSPSEVALLEWTDDLELFILKGYGKSLNYKMGVPLLKDVFDSMEQAIEAKEGNYAPGSYEKARLRFAHAETVVPFSCLLGLFLEQSEFKQMQREKPLQYPPKSPQKRNFRGSMVAPFAGNNMLVLYSCPPNSSSKYFVQVLHNEHPIPMPGCDNSDLCPFEVFKERIVTPHMNHEYEALCSVKSEKGEPKPAPSKLSQLFHWLFPQGNEDDAQSLKCDL, translated from the exons ATGCCTATGGCGATCGTTACTTTTCTGGTACTGTTGCTGTCTGTCTTTGAGCATTCGGCCTTTGGCGAACCGTTCGACGTCCGGCAACATCTATCGACTGCTTCAAG ATATGATGCAGTGAAAGATATTGCTGGCCATGCCTTTCTGCCGTCCAATGTTCCAGATGGGTGTAGTCCCATCCACTTAAATCTTGTG GCAAGGCATGGGACTCGTTCTCCTACTAAGAAACGGATGAGAGAGCTAGACAATTTGGCCACACATTTAGAATCACTTCTAAAAGATGTAAAAGAGCAGAATTTGTCTTTGAAGAAAGTTCCTTCATGGTTATGGGGATGGACATCTCCTTGGAAGGGAAAGCTAAAGGGTGGGGAACTTACTGATGCTGGAGAAGATGAACTGTATCATCTAGGAATCAGAATTCGAGAAAGATTTCCAGATTTGTTTAGTGAGGAATACCACCCAGATGTATTTACGATAAAAGCAACCCAG GTCCCTCGGGCATCAGCTAGTGCTGTGGCATTTGGAATGGGACTGTTCAGTGGGAGAGGAAATCTTGGACCAGGGCATCAGCGAGCTTTTGCTGTTATTAGTGAGAGCCGTGCAAGTGATATATTGCTCAGGTTTTTTGATTGTTGTAAAAACTACAAG GATTTTAGGAAAAGTCAGGAGCCTGCTGTTGATAAGCTTAAAGAACCTATCATTGATGAGATTAATGCTGCATTAAAGAAGCGTTACAAGCTGAATTTTACCAGACAGGATACTTCTTCTCTGTGGTTTTTATGCAAACAG GAAGCATCCCTACTGGACATAACTGATCAAGCTTGTGGTCTTTTCAGCCCTTCAGAG GTTGCTTTGTTGGAGTGGACAGATGATTTAGAGCTATTTATATTGAAGGGTTATGGTAAATCTCTAAACTACAAAATGGGAGTGCCATTGCTTAAAGATGTTTTTGATTCCATGGAGCAAGCTATTGAAGCTAAGGAAG GAAACTATGCTCCCGGCAGTTACGAAAAGGCAAGACTTCGGTTTGCCCATGCAGAGACTGTAGTTCCATTCTCATGCCTGCTTGGGCTCTTTCTGGAACAGTCTG AATTTAAACAAATGCAAAGAGAAAAACCGTTGCAATACCCTCCTAAGTCCCCCCAGAAAAGAAATTTCAGGGGCAGCATGGTGGCACCTTTTGCAGGGAATAACATGTTGGTTCTATACAGTTGTCCTCCCAACTCTTCAAGCAAATATTTTGTGCAAGTACTGCACAACGAACACCCCATTCCAATGCCG GGTTGTGACAACTCTGATCTGTGTCCGTTCGAAGTTTTCAAG GAAAGAATAGTCACTCCTCACATGAACCACGAGTACGAAGCCCTCTGCAGTGTAAAGTCAGAAAAAGGGGAGCCGAAGCCAGCACCAAGTAAGTTATCACAACTTTTCCATTGGCTCTTCCCACAGGGGAATGAAGATGATGCCCAGTCTCTCAAATGTGacttataa